Proteins found in one Streptococcus iniae genomic segment:
- a CDS encoding branched-chain amino acid ABC transporter permease, with protein sequence MKQHLKSILAWLTIIVLSYLVLSVLIGSGTLGPYYVQILMGIGISIIMAMGTNLVLGFSGQFPLGQAGFMAIGAYATAILTSQMPTYFVFYLSMLIGALVAGVIAVLVGFPTLRLKGDYLAIATLGVAEIIRIAIINGGDLTNGAAGLTGVLPYTTWSTVFLFVVIIAVLLLNIIRSSIGRQIISVREDEIAAESMGVDTTKVKVFTFAVAAMSASIAGSLYVGYIGTVVPKDFTIMRSIDYLIIAVLGGLGSMTGTIVAAIVLGALNMFLQNFSDVRMIIYSLALILVMVFKPGGLLGTRELSFSKYFAKKVKEGK encoded by the coding sequence ATGAAACAACATTTAAAATCCATTTTAGCATGGCTTACTATTATTGTTCTTAGTTACCTTGTTCTAAGTGTATTGATTGGCTCTGGAACATTGGGTCCTTATTATGTTCAAATTCTAATGGGAATTGGTATTTCTATTATTATGGCTATGGGAACAAATCTTGTTCTTGGCTTCTCAGGACAATTTCCTTTGGGACAAGCTGGATTTATGGCAATTGGAGCTTATGCAACAGCCATTTTGACCAGTCAAATGCCCACTTACTTTGTTTTTTACTTGTCAATGCTTATTGGAGCATTAGTAGCTGGCGTTATTGCTGTTCTTGTTGGTTTTCCAACCTTACGTCTAAAAGGAGATTACCTTGCAATTGCAACACTTGGGGTTGCTGAGATCATTAGAATAGCCATTATTAATGGTGGTGACCTTACTAATGGTGCAGCAGGTTTGACAGGAGTTTTACCCTATACCACTTGGTCAACAGTATTTCTTTTTGTAGTTATTATTGCGGTTCTTCTCTTGAATATCATCCGTTCTTCAATTGGCCGTCAAATTATTTCTGTTCGTGAAGATGAAATTGCAGCTGAATCTATGGGTGTGGATACAACAAAAGTTAAAGTATTTACTTTTGCTGTAGCTGCTATGTCAGCAAGCATTGCTGGATCACTCTACGTTGGTTATATCGGAACTGTTGTGCCAAAAGATTTTACAATCATGCGTTCTATTGATTACCTTATCATTGCTGTTTTGGGTGGTCTTGGCTCAATGACAGGTACAATTGTTGCAGCAATTGTTTTAGGTGCTTTAAATATGTTCCTTCAGAATTTCTCTGATGTTCGGATGATTATTTATTCTCTAGCCTTAATTTTAGTTATGGTTTTCAAACCAGGTGGCTTATTAGGCACACGTGAATTGAGTTTTAGCAAGTATTTTGCAAAGAAAGTTAAGGAGGGCAAATAG
- a CDS encoding YlbG family protein, whose protein sequence is MFTRQHRVGLTVYLYYNRDARKLLKYGDLYYHSKKSRFLVLYVNKEDVEDKVSEIQKLKFIKEVSISEFDRIDHQFVGNLHRQESELVSETI, encoded by the coding sequence ATGTTTACAAGACAACATCGAGTAGGCCTTACTGTCTATTTATATTATAATCGTGATGCTAGAAAATTATTGAAATATGGTGATTTATATTACCATTCTAAAAAATCTAGATTTTTAGTGCTCTACGTTAACAAAGAAGATGTAGAGGACAAAGTTTCAGAAATTCAAAAATTAAAATTTATCAAAGAAGTTTCAATTTCTGAATTTGATCGCATTGACCACCAATTTGTGGGTAACTTGCATAGACAAGAAAGTGAGTTAGTTTCAGAGACAATTTAA
- a CDS encoding CBS domain-containing protein has translation MSVKDYMTQDVVTITPETRVAEAADLMRDQDLRRLPVLDKGGLVGLVTAGTMADASPSKATSLSIYEMNYLLNKTKIRDIMIKKVITVSPDASLEDAIYLMLQHKIGVLPVLDEGELCGIITDRDVFKAFLHVSGYGIEGIRVVLESEDTVGVLAKVAESISKENLNIRRTVVDTRASGKTIIEVQIDGQTDPENLRAILSQTGIVVRDIQHTVAKNDIN, from the coding sequence ATGTCAGTAAAAGATTATATGACACAAGATGTGGTAACAATTACTCCTGAAACAAGAGTAGCAGAAGCAGCAGACTTGATGCGTGATCAGGATTTGCGTCGTCTTCCTGTTCTTGATAAGGGAGGTTTAGTTGGACTTGTTACAGCAGGAACAATGGCTGATGCAAGCCCTTCTAAGGCAACGAGTTTATCAATTTACGAAATGAACTATTTGCTCAATAAAACTAAAATTCGTGATATCATGATTAAAAAAGTGATTACAGTCTCTCCAGATGCAAGTTTAGAAGATGCTATTTATCTGATGCTTCAACATAAGATAGGTGTTTTACCTGTTTTGGATGAGGGAGAGCTTTGTGGCATTATCACAGATCGTGATGTTTTTAAAGCCTTTCTTCATGTATCGGGCTACGGTATTGAGGGGATTCGTGTTGTTTTAGAGAGTGAGGATACTGTAGGTGTCCTAGCTAAAGTAGCAGAAAGTATTTCAAAGGAAAATCTCAATATAAGAAGAACCGTAGTTGATACCCGTGCAAGTGGGAAAACCATTATTGAAGTTCAGATTGATGGTCAAACAGATCCTGAAAATCTTAGAGCGATATTATCACAAACAGGAATTGTGGTAAGAGATATTCAGCATACTGTTGCAAAAAATGATATTAATTAA
- a CDS encoding ABC transporter ATP-binding protein, translating into MSMLQIKNLTINYGAIEAVKDVSFHVEEGEVVTLIGANGAGKTSILRTISGLVRPKSGSISFLGQDIQKLPARKIVAQGLSQVPEGRHVFSGLTVMENLEMGAFLNKNREENQKNLKMIFDRFPRLDERRNQDAATLSGGEQQMLAMGRALMSKPKLLLLDEPSMGLAPIFIQEIFDIVQDIQKQGTTVLLIEQNANKALSIADRAYVLETGKVVLAGTGKDLLESDQVKKAYLGG; encoded by the coding sequence ATGAGCATGTTACAAATTAAAAATTTAACCATTAATTACGGAGCTATTGAAGCTGTTAAAGATGTTTCTTTTCATGTTGAAGAAGGTGAAGTTGTTACCTTGATTGGTGCAAATGGGGCAGGAAAAACCTCTATTTTGCGCACGATTTCTGGATTAGTTAGGCCAAAATCAGGTAGTATATCTTTTCTTGGACAAGATATTCAAAAACTGCCTGCACGAAAAATTGTAGCTCAAGGTTTGTCACAGGTTCCAGAAGGACGCCATGTCTTTTCGGGGTTAACAGTCATGGAAAACCTAGAAATGGGAGCTTTTCTCAATAAAAATCGGGAAGAAAATCAGAAAAATCTGAAAATGATTTTTGATCGCTTTCCTCGTCTTGATGAACGCCGTAATCAGGACGCGGCAACATTATCAGGTGGTGAGCAGCAGATGCTTGCTATGGGACGTGCCTTAATGAGTAAACCAAAACTCTTACTTTTAGATGAACCATCAATGGGTCTAGCTCCAATTTTTATTCAGGAAATATTTGATATCGTTCAAGACATTCAAAAACAAGGAACAACGGTTCTTTTGATTGAACAAAATGCTAATAAGGCCCTTTCAATTGCTGATCGCGCTTATGTTTTAGAAACTGGAAAAGTTGTTTTAGCAGGGACTGGAAAAGACTTATTAGAGTCTGATCAGGTTAAAAAAGCTTATCTTGGTGGTTAA
- the tmk gene encoding dTMP kinase, which yields MTKGIIITLEGPDGAGKTSVLEGLIPLLQEEFTQGIISTREPGGVAIAESIRSLILDVNHTEMDYKTELLLYIAARRQHLVEKVLPAVKKGNLVLIDRFIDSSVAYQGAGRGIEKQDIQWLNDFATDFITPDLTLYFDVPSEVGLARIEQNKDREINRLDLEKIDMHKKVRQGYLALAKENPDRIVTIDASQSLEKVIQDALAVLMKRFG from the coding sequence ATGACTAAAGGTATTATTATTACACTAGAAGGTCCGGATGGTGCTGGTAAAACAAGTGTTTTAGAAGGCTTAATCCCCTTACTTCAAGAAGAGTTTACTCAAGGTATTATAAGCACCAGAGAACCAGGTGGAGTGGCTATAGCAGAAAGTATTCGTTCCCTCATTTTGGATGTTAATCATACCGAGATGGATTACAAAACAGAATTACTATTATACATCGCTGCGCGTCGCCAGCATTTGGTAGAAAAGGTTCTACCCGCTGTTAAAAAAGGCAATTTGGTTTTGATTGACCGTTTCATTGACAGTTCAGTTGCTTATCAGGGGGCAGGACGAGGCATTGAAAAGCAAGACATTCAATGGTTGAATGATTTTGCAACGGATTTTATAACCCCCGATTTAACCTTATATTTTGATGTGCCATCAGAAGTTGGTCTAGCTCGGATTGAACAAAATAAAGACCGTGAGATTAATCGATTGGATCTTGAAAAAATAGACATGCACAAAAAAGTACGTCAAGGCTATTTAGCATTGGCTAAGGAAAATCCAGATCGGATTGTGACAATTGATGCTTCGCAGAGTTTAGAAAAAGTGATTCAAGATGCATTAGCTGTTCTTATGAAGCGGTTTGGCTAA
- a CDS encoding YlbF family regulator: MLVINEDLLAIEDAIDQLVNDIKQTKEYKNYCQLRNVVKEDSNLQADLAFFRQLKETYDKEIAFASFRPEVKALKKELLLKKRQLDLNAKIMALRYAEVDLQKILAHVSVAIAEAISPTIFVDTGLPLAAKKESPHKGPYQNIKEKDDPCLQDNIE; the protein is encoded by the coding sequence ATGTTAGTCATTAATGAAGACTTGTTAGCTATTGAAGACGCTATCGACCAATTGGTTAATGATATTAAGCAAACCAAAGAATACAAAAACTATTGTCAACTGAGAAATGTGGTCAAAGAAGATAGTAATTTGCAGGCAGATTTGGCTTTTTTTAGGCAACTAAAAGAAACTTACGATAAGGAGATTGCCTTTGCTTCTTTTCGACCAGAAGTAAAAGCCTTGAAAAAGGAACTGCTTTTGAAAAAAAGACAATTAGACTTGAATGCTAAAATCATGGCCTTAAGGTATGCAGAAGTGGACCTTCAAAAAATCCTAGCACATGTTTCAGTAGCAATTGCTGAAGCCATTTCTCCAACAATTTTTGTTGACACAGGATTGCCATTAGCTGCAAAAAAAGAAAGTCCCCATAAAGGGCCTTATCAAAATATCAAAGAAAAGGATGACCCATGTTTACAAGACAACATCGAGTAG
- a CDS encoding ABC transporter ATP-binding protein yields the protein MALLEVKQLTKNFGGLTAVGNVTMELHEGELVGLIGPNGAGKTTLFNLLTGVYVPSDGTVTLDGTVLNGKTPYKIASLGLSRTFQNIRLFKNMTVLDNVLIGLANQGKSHLLASLLRLPKFYQSEAHLKEKALELLAIFDLEQEAETLAKNLPYGKQRRLEIVRALATKPKILFLDEPAAGMNPQETAELTSLIRQIKTDFGITIILIEHDMSLVMEVTERIYVLEYGRLIAHGTPNEIKTNKRVIEAYLGGEA from the coding sequence ATGGCACTTCTTGAAGTTAAACAATTAACCAAAAATTTTGGTGGGCTGACAGCAGTTGGTAATGTCACTATGGAATTGCATGAAGGGGAACTAGTGGGGCTTATTGGGCCAAATGGAGCAGGAAAAACAACCCTTTTTAATCTATTGACAGGGGTATATGTGCCAAGTGATGGGACTGTTACGCTTGATGGGACTGTCTTAAATGGCAAAACACCCTATAAAATTGCATCATTAGGGTTATCAAGAACCTTCCAGAATATCCGTTTATTTAAAAACATGACTGTCTTGGATAATGTATTAATAGGCTTAGCCAATCAAGGGAAATCTCATCTCTTAGCCAGTCTCTTACGCTTGCCAAAATTTTATCAAAGCGAAGCCCATTTAAAAGAAAAAGCCTTGGAACTTTTAGCGATTTTTGATTTAGAACAGGAAGCAGAAACTTTAGCTAAAAATCTACCATACGGCAAACAACGACGTTTAGAAATCGTCCGAGCGCTTGCAACAAAGCCCAAAATTCTCTTTTTAGATGAGCCTGCAGCAGGTATGAATCCACAAGAAACAGCAGAACTAACCAGTCTTATTAGGCAAATTAAAACTGATTTTGGTATTACCATTATTTTGATTGAACATGATATGAGTCTTGTTATGGAAGTGACAGAACGCATTTATGTTCTAGAATATGGTCGTCTCATTGCACATGGCACTCCTAATGAAATTAAAACAAATAAACGGGTTATTGAAGCCTATCTCGGAGGTGAAGCCTAA
- the ricT gene encoding regulatory iron-sulfur-containing complex subunit RicT, producing the protein MIRIIGFKYNESDLIKYAQTTEDFRLSDWVVVKDAKGSRMAKVYFLAKDLNGKQVSVDSSYHLRKPNDRDLKAFTNNADYAQESRERVKELFVLNQLELKLIDIVFSLERSYVLITFSAEERVDFRQLLKDLASLFKTRIELRQINSREEAKLYGGLGPCGRPLCCSSFLGEFPTVSIKMLKNQGLSLNNGKTTGNCGRLLCCLQYEDAFYQECKQKFPDYGAKVETKEGTATVVGIDLFAETLQLKFEDKQTLMTYALEEVTVGK; encoded by the coding sequence ATGATAAGAATTATTGGTTTTAAATACAATGAATCAGACTTGATAAAATATGCACAGACTACTGAGGATTTCAGGCTTTCTGATTGGGTAGTTGTTAAAGATGCTAAAGGAAGTCGTATGGCTAAGGTTTACTTCCTGGCTAAGGATTTGAATGGAAAACAGGTTTCTGTAGATTCTTCCTATCATCTTAGAAAACCAAATGATCGTGACCTAAAGGCTTTTACAAACAATGCAGATTATGCTCAGGAATCACGTGAGCGTGTTAAAGAGCTCTTTGTGCTTAATCAGCTTGAGCTGAAGCTGATTGACATTGTTTTTTCACTGGAAAGAAGTTATGTCTTAATAACATTTTCGGCTGAGGAGAGGGTTGATTTTCGTCAACTCCTAAAAGATTTAGCCAGCCTATTTAAGACGCGAATTGAACTGCGCCAAATAAATAGCCGTGAAGAAGCAAAACTTTATGGTGGTTTAGGACCATGTGGACGCCCACTTTGTTGTTCTAGTTTTTTAGGAGAATTTCCTACGGTTTCCATTAAAATGTTGAAAAATCAGGGCTTATCCTTAAATAATGGGAAGACAACAGGTAATTGTGGACGCTTGCTCTGTTGCCTTCAATATGAAGATGCCTTTTACCAAGAGTGCAAGCAAAAATTTCCTGACTATGGTGCAAAAGTAGAAACCAAAGAAGGGACTGCAACAGTTGTCGGCATAGACTTGTTTGCAGAGACACTACAGTTAAAATTTGAAGATAAACAAACACTTATGACATATGCCTTAGAGGAGGTTACAGTTGGTAAATAA
- a CDS encoding branched-chain amino acid ABC transporter permease — translation MLQQLVNGLILGSVYALLALGYTMVYGIIRLINFAHGDLYMMGAFIGYYLINAFHLNIFVALVLTMLITSSLGVLIEFLAYRPLRNSTRIAALITAIGVSFLLEYTMVYFVGAEARAFPQALKIVKYSLGPVSVTNVQIIILVIAITLMLALQFIVKKTKMGKAMRAVSVDSDAAQLMGINVNSTISFTFALGSALAGAAGVLIGLYYNTINPLMGMTPGIKAFVAAVLGGIGIIPGAALGGFIIGLLETFSVSIGLSSYRDAVVYAVLIIILLIRPAGLLGKNVKEKV, via the coding sequence ATGCTCCAACAACTTGTAAATGGACTTATATTAGGTAGTGTCTATGCTTTATTGGCATTAGGTTATACGATGGTTTATGGTATTATCCGATTAATCAATTTTGCTCATGGTGACTTATACATGATGGGTGCTTTTATAGGCTATTACCTTATTAATGCTTTTCATTTAAATATTTTTGTAGCCCTTGTTTTGACCATGTTAATCACGTCAAGTCTAGGTGTACTCATTGAATTTTTAGCCTACCGGCCCTTGCGCAATTCCACCCGGATAGCTGCACTAATTACCGCTATAGGGGTATCCTTCTTACTAGAATACACCATGGTTTATTTTGTTGGTGCAGAAGCTCGTGCCTTTCCGCAAGCCTTGAAAATCGTTAAATACTCTCTTGGTCCAGTTAGTGTGACAAATGTTCAAATCATTATTTTAGTTATTGCTATTACGTTAATGTTAGCTTTGCAGTTTATTGTGAAGAAAACAAAAATGGGTAAGGCTATGCGTGCCGTTTCAGTTGATAGTGATGCTGCACAACTTATGGGAATTAATGTTAATTCCACTATCAGCTTCACCTTTGCATTGGGCTCTGCCTTAGCTGGTGCTGCTGGGGTTTTGATTGGCTTGTATTACAATACAATTAATCCGCTAATGGGGATGACACCTGGTATTAAAGCCTTTGTTGCGGCAGTTTTAGGTGGCATTGGGATTATTCCAGGGGCGGCTCTAGGTGGTTTTATCATTGGACTTTTGGAAACTTTTTCGGTGTCCATTGGTTTATCAAGCTATCGGGATGCCGTTGTATATGCTGTGTTGATTATTATTTTATTGATTAGACCAGCTGGGCTATTAGGTAAAAATGTGAAGGAGAAGGTGTAA
- a CDS encoding ABC transporter substrate-binding protein, whose product MTKKMLLSGLALMSTVTLAACSAAPTSNASAEKGTEVGKTVKVGLNLELTGGVSAYGSAEEKGAKLAVEEINKKGGVSGKKLEVVSKDNKSDNSEAATVTTSLATESNVNVIVGPATSGATAAASPNASKAAVPLITPSGTQDNLTLTSDGKTNPYVYRTTFIDSYQGDVLAKYATDHLKAKKVVLFYDNSSDYAKGIAKRFKKVYKDTIVSEATFQSGDTDFQSALTKMKSKEYDAIIMPGYYQETGTIIKQAREMGITAPIVGPDGFADSKLVELAGSSNVNNVYYISGFSASSSDKAKQFSQAYKAKYGAEPSMFAALAYDSVYMAADAAKDAKTSVDLSKNLSKLKDFEGVTGTMTIDKKHNPVKSVSVVGLTEGKESSATTVKAD is encoded by the coding sequence ATGACTAAAAAAATGTTATTATCAGGCTTAGCATTAATGTCAACAGTTACCTTAGCTGCTTGTAGTGCAGCGCCAACTAGCAATGCTAGTGCTGAAAAGGGAACCGAAGTTGGGAAAACTGTAAAGGTTGGACTTAATTTAGAATTAACAGGTGGTGTCTCAGCTTATGGAAGTGCTGAGGAAAAAGGGGCAAAGCTGGCTGTTGAGGAAATCAATAAAAAAGGTGGTGTTTCTGGGAAAAAACTAGAAGTTGTTTCTAAAGATAACAAGTCTGACAACTCTGAAGCAGCTACAGTTACAACAAGTCTTGCTACAGAAAGTAATGTTAATGTGATTGTAGGGCCTGCGACATCAGGGGCAACAGCAGCAGCGTCACCAAATGCGAGTAAAGCAGCTGTTCCGTTAATCACACCATCTGGAACTCAAGATAACCTAACACTAACTAGTGACGGTAAAACCAATCCCTATGTTTATAGAACAACCTTTATTGATAGTTATCAAGGTGATGTTCTGGCAAAATATGCCACTGATCATTTGAAAGCTAAAAAAGTTGTCCTCTTTTATGACAACTCAAGTGACTATGCCAAAGGGATAGCAAAACGATTCAAAAAAGTTTATAAAGACACAATTGTTAGTGAAGCAACTTTCCAATCAGGAGATACTGATTTTCAATCAGCTTTAACAAAAATGAAGTCTAAGGAATATGATGCTATTATCATGCCAGGCTACTATCAAGAAACTGGGACAATCATCAAACAAGCCCGTGAAATGGGCATTACTGCACCGATTGTAGGACCAGATGGCTTTGCAGATAGTAAATTAGTTGAACTTGCAGGAAGTTCAAATGTCAACAATGTTTATTACATCTCAGGATTCTCAGCATCAAGCTCTGATAAGGCAAAACAATTTAGTCAAGCTTATAAGGCTAAATATGGTGCAGAACCATCAATGTTTGCAGCTTTAGCTTACGATTCCGTCTACATGGCTGCGGATGCTGCAAAGGATGCTAAGACATCTGTTGACCTGTCAAAAAATCTTTCAAAATTAAAAGATTTTGAAGGGGTTACAGGTACAATGACAATTGATAAAAAACACAATCCAGTGAAATCAGTTTCTGTAGTCGGATTAACAGAAGGAAAAGAGTCTTCTGCAACTACAGTTAAAGCTGACTAA
- the rsmI gene encoding 16S rRNA (cytidine(1402)-2'-O)-methyltransferase: MQIQKSFKTQKETGTLYLVPTPIGNLQDMTYRAVSVLEDVDFICAEDTRNTGILLKHFDISTKQISFHEHNAYEKIPDLIELLKEGKNLAQVSDAGMPSISDPGHDLVKEAIKSDITVVSLPGASAGITALIASGIAPQPHLFFGFLPRKSGQQKAFFQEKVTYPETQIFYESPFRVADTLANMLSVYGNRQVVLVRELTKLYEEYQRGSISELLSFLEEHPLKGECLLIVEGQNKDQVLEESEQLDPISLVKEEVAAGAKPNAAIKSIAKKYKLNRQELYQAYHELT, translated from the coding sequence ATGCAGATTCAAAAAAGTTTTAAAACTCAAAAAGAGACAGGAACACTCTATCTTGTTCCTACCCCAATAGGAAATTTGCAGGACATGACTTATCGAGCGGTGTCAGTCTTAGAAGACGTTGATTTTATTTGTGCTGAGGATACTAGAAATACAGGTATTCTTTTGAAGCACTTTGACATAAGTACCAAACAAATCAGTTTCCATGAGCATAATGCTTATGAGAAAATTCCAGATTTGATTGAACTGTTAAAAGAGGGGAAAAATCTTGCTCAAGTTTCGGATGCAGGCATGCCATCAATCTCTGATCCTGGTCATGATTTGGTCAAAGAAGCTATCAAAAGTGATATCACGGTTGTTTCTCTTCCGGGTGCATCAGCTGGAATAACAGCTTTAATTGCTAGCGGTATTGCACCTCAACCTCATCTTTTCTTTGGTTTTTTACCTCGTAAATCTGGCCAACAAAAAGCATTTTTCCAAGAAAAAGTGACCTATCCAGAAACGCAGATTTTCTATGAATCGCCATTTCGCGTCGCAGATACCTTAGCTAATATGCTTTCTGTCTATGGTAACCGGCAAGTTGTCCTTGTTAGAGAGTTGACGAAACTCTATGAAGAATACCAACGAGGCAGTATTAGTGAATTGCTGAGCTTTCTAGAAGAACATCCCTTAAAAGGAGAATGTCTTTTGATTGTTGAGGGACAAAATAAGGACCAAGTCTTAGAAGAGAGTGAGCAATTGGATCCTATCTCCCTAGTGAAAGAAGAAGTTGCGGCTGGAGCAAAGCCCAATGCAGCTATCAAAAGCATTGCTAAAAAATACAAACTTAACCGGCAAGAACTTTACCAAGCTTACCATGAGCTTACTTAA
- a CDS encoding DNA polymerase III subunit delta' yields MLIEEMAPKSYASFCDILQKNRLHHAYLFSGDYANFDMALFLAKACFCDNLQNHLPCLNCRTCQLIEANDFSDVTILEPLGQVIKTDTVKEMMKNFSQTGYESKNQVFIIRDCDKMHVNAANSLLKYIEEPQSNSYIFLLTNDQSQVLPTIKSRTQIFHFPKDEAFLSLEAQKLGLLKSQADLLAKLAKNPQELEKFAQDNKCLELISLSQKFASLLLTDTNLAYLEVSRLAAQATEKSDQDFVLKCLTNQLAKDYSQQKAIRYLQGLYQARLMWQSNVNFQNALEYMVMS; encoded by the coding sequence ATGTTAATCGAAGAAATGGCTCCAAAGAGCTACGCTTCTTTTTGTGATATTTTACAAAAAAATAGACTTCACCATGCCTATCTCTTTTCAGGTGATTATGCCAATTTTGACATGGCCCTCTTTTTGGCTAAAGCCTGTTTTTGTGACAATTTACAAAATCATTTGCCTTGTTTAAACTGTCGTACCTGCCAGTTAATTGAAGCCAATGATTTTTCCGATGTTACCATTTTAGAACCCCTTGGACAGGTTATCAAAACTGACACTGTGAAGGAAATGATGAAAAATTTCTCGCAGACGGGTTACGAGAGTAAAAATCAGGTGTTCATCATTAGAGACTGTGATAAAATGCATGTGAATGCTGCAAACAGCTTATTGAAATACATTGAAGAACCTCAAAGTAATTCTTATATTTTTTTGTTAACAAATGATCAATCGCAAGTTCTTCCAACAATCAAAAGTCGAACACAGATCTTTCATTTTCCAAAGGACGAAGCCTTTTTATCACTAGAGGCTCAAAAACTAGGGCTCTTAAAAAGTCAGGCAGATTTATTGGCTAAGCTGGCTAAAAATCCTCAGGAGTTAGAGAAATTTGCTCAGGATAATAAATGTTTGGAATTGATTTCACTTAGCCAAAAATTTGCTTCTTTGCTTCTAACAGATACTAATCTAGCCTACTTAGAGGTTAGCCGTTTGGCAGCGCAAGCTACAGAAAAATCAGATCAAGATTTCGTTTTAAAATGCCTTACCAATCAATTGGCTAAGGATTATTCTCAACAAAAAGCCATTAGATACCTACAAGGGCTTTATCAAGCTAGGTTAATGTGGCAAAGCAATGTCAATTTTCAAAATGCATTGGAATATATGGTGATGTCATGA
- the yabA gene encoding DNA replication initiation control protein YabA, with protein MVTLADIEAMKKQVQAMLEENTVLRIENTKLRDRLNQLEQENIAKSPTSHNHGKDHLESIYEEGFHICNFFYGQRRENDEECMFCRELLDRK; from the coding sequence ATGGTAACACTAGCAGATATTGAAGCTATGAAAAAACAAGTTCAAGCCATGCTTGAAGAAAATACCGTTTTGCGCATTGAAAACACAAAATTGCGTGACCGACTCAATCAATTAGAACAAGAAAATATTGCAAAATCACCGACAAGTCATAACCACGGTAAAGACCATTTGGAGAGTATTTATGAAGAAGGTTTTCATATTTGTAATTTCTTTTATGGGCAACGCCGTGAAAATGATGAAGAGTGCATGTTCTGTAGAGAACTCTTAGACAGAAAGTAA
- a CDS encoding copper homeostasis protein CutC: protein MLIKEFCAENLTLLPQLQSGQVNRVELCDNLAVGGTTPSYGVIKEACQLLHEKAITVATMIRPRGGNFVYNDLELKAMEEDILKAIEAGSDALVMGLLTDDNLLDSDAIEQLLPSTQGLPLVFHMAFDAIPHEKQAEAIERLIEYGFVRILLHGSTDQKSVADNAAAIKELVTLANGRIEIMIGGGVTAENAEELSKLTGTTSVHGTKII, encoded by the coding sequence ATGTTAATTAAAGAATTTTGTGCTGAAAACTTAACCCTGCTTCCCCAATTGCAAAGTGGACAAGTCAATCGTGTGGAATTATGTGATAATCTAGCCGTTGGCGGCACTACACCTTCCTATGGTGTTATCAAAGAAGCTTGCCAACTGCTCCACGAAAAAGCAATCACTGTTGCGACAATGATTAGACCACGCGGTGGTAACTTTGTCTACAATGACTTGGAGTTAAAAGCTATGGAAGAAGATATTCTTAAAGCTATTGAGGCTGGTTCAGATGCTTTAGTGATGGGATTGCTAACTGATGATAATCTTTTAGATTCGGATGCTATTGAGCAACTTCTTCCTTCAACACAAGGACTTCCTCTTGTTTTTCACATGGCTTTTGATGCAATTCCACATGAAAAACAGGCTGAAGCTATTGAAAGGTTGATTGAATATGGCTTTGTACGTATCCTACTTCATGGATCAACTGATCAAAAATCAGTTGCTGATAATGCAGCAGCTATTAAAGAATTGGTAACACTTGCTAATGGTCGTATTGAAATCATGATTGGCGGTGGGGTGACTGCCGAAAATGCCGAAGAGTTAAGCAAACTAACAGGAACAACTAGTGTTCATGGAACAAAAATCATTTAA